The Tenebrio molitor chromosome 7, icTenMoli1.1, whole genome shotgun sequence region acttgagttataatgatatacatgttattaatcaaaatttttactaccatcaaaattttaaagaacaaattgaagatgaatttaatagaactctgaacgaatttgaacatatagaaccatttaatagaccactattacctaaacaacaaagctccaaaaaattctttgcaatgattgaaattttaaatcaattcattttacctaaatttgtaaataacacgacaagttttaaaaaattacacagtattatatatagtggagctttaacaattatcagattaaatggttcaaaagaaattgaccagacaaataatataaaagctaaagaattaccaaaatgggaacgaagactaaataaacgcattaacaatatcagacgagatttaggtagaataactcaatatttaaagggtataaattctaatcatctaaataactgtattcaatcgattttaaataaaaacagaatacattgtttaaaatataacgaatataatgaaacattaatagaaattaaagacactttattacaaaaattgaatatttattctaaacgattaaaaagatataaaaataataaacaacggaaatttgaaaacaaactatttagaaataatgagaagttgttttacaaaaatttagcagataataaaactcaaaataataatggtataccaaatataaatgaaattaaagaattctggtcaaacatatggtcaaatgaagttcaatttaataatcaggcagaatggattcctaatttagaaaatgagataccagatagtaataatccacatcatattcaaattagccttgaaattttagttaaaaatattaatagttcacataattggaaatcccctggaggtgaccaaattcataacttttggttaaaaaaatttacttgtattcataaatgcttacttgatcactttaacggatttattagggaacctaacacatttccagagtttttggcccatggtataacatatctgaaaccaaaagattccgatactaaaaatccatcaaaatataggccaatcacatgtctgcctacaatttataaaattatgacatcttgcattaaagtaataatttacgaccattgtcaaaaattaaatatacttaatgaagaacaaaaaggttgtgttaaggagtgttttggttgcaAAGAACAACttataatagatacggtaataatggaacaagctagaaaaaataatagaaatatttataccgcattcatagactacaaaaaagcctatgattcagtaccacattcatggttaattaaaattcttaaaatttataaaattaatttggatttgattaactttttatcacatgtaatgacattttggagaactactttaaatttatcaataaacaatactaaattaaaatccgagcctattcaaattaaacggggaatttatcaaggagattctttaagtcctttatggttttgtctagccattaatcctttgacaaatctattaaatagcactggatacggttttaatattagacataataataccacactatcaaaattaaatcaccttctttatatggatgacataaaactttatgcatctaaaaagaatcacattttatctttattaacaataactgaaaatttctcaaatgatattagcatgagttttggtattgataagtgtaaaacgcaatcaatatgtcgcggtcattacgaaaatttagaatatataactaaagaaggagaaatcattaaaaatttaaataaaggagaattttataaatatttaggtattaatcaatcaaatcatattcaacattcaattataaaagaaaatttagaaaaacaattttatttaagaattaaatttattttaaaatcaaaattaaacggtaataatttaattaaagcagttaatacatatgctgttccattgttgacctattcttttggtattataaaatggtccaaaactaatttacagaatataaatattcaaactagagttctctttacaaaattttgtaaacatcaccccaaatctgctattgaaagatttaatttaccacgcgaaaatggtggcaggggtttttcaaatctagaaattctacaacataatcaaattgcttcactaaaaaattattttcttaatagagctcgtgataacactttttttaatgctttggtttcagcggataaaggctacacacctttaaatttaagtgataatataatttcagatattgttgagccaaatatacctgacactatagcaaatataaaacaaaagtctttacatgggagatattttaaagagctagaacagccagaaattaatattcaagcttctcatgcatggcttaaaaaatcaaatattcatcctgagactgagggttttatatttgcaatacaagatcgtgttataaatacaagaaattataaaaaacacatatgcggtttacaatcgatcattgataaatgtaggatttgcggaactgaaggggaaaccattgaacatatcatttcttcttgcaccgttttggctcaaagcgaatataaaaaacgtcatgatatattcgcaaaaattatacacatgaatttagcagttaaattcaatttattaaaggatacacaaccacattacatttataaaccagaaagttgtttagaaaatgacaattacaagttatattttgatcggacagttttaactgacattcacattcagcataacagaccagacattattattttatctaatcccgtgggataaatgacacttatcccactcatttgagtggaataaggaacttcattaccggatgcatttcattactccactcagtgggataagtgagcttcattaccccactcagtgggataagtaagtcattattccactgagtggtgtaatgaaactggcggaaataaataagatttaccttttttttttaattcggggcggtcttagataaaattttgtacataacacgtgggctaaagcatattacaggaaactcgtgtgattacagatgaactcgggctaacgccctcgtcatctgcaatcttcacactcgaatcctgtaatattgcttttatcccactaattgtgtaaataactaatactcatgtcacatcgtgaggaaattccttaacattgacacagaacataaaacacaaaaaagtcaaaatgcggaggcgagacgccggtaattatgttgataagcactgcactattacttgatagtattatccgtaatagtgtatgtactccggcaaaattgccgtgccgccgggtggaggtgggattggaataaaatataaaaacgctgcaagcattcggggcacttttccagattccccattaatatcggaaatttttgtattgcaaaacaaaaatgttatgtacttaagtTGATTGGTTATATTATTCTATTATTATAAGATCGTTATAATATGGAAACGTCTATTTTATCTTTCGGAATtggtattaaaaatgacatattttaaCATGGCTGTAGAAAAAAACTCTCAcatatttgcattttaaaattcatcaaaatccgttggcaaataaccgagtattaggctcgaaagtcttaggtgggacatcttgtataaaattttttaattgcaataaaatatacatatttgatgCTGTGTTAAtgctgcattttcaaagataAATGTCCTAAAATCGCGAACAGAGAACCAGAGAAATAGGGTCTTTTTTAGAATAATGGTGCAATCATTTGGTTtatgcttttttaaaattaagtggAACAATAATGGCCGATTGCACCGCACTTTTAATCCAGTGATTAACGTtaagtattatttaattttacaagttTGTTTACACCGCACTTTAAATAACCTTTAATCTTTGTTTAGTAAAGTAGCCAAAATCGGCGAATTAACCCTTAAATAGAGTTTATGTAATGTCATTAATGTCAATGTgacttcaaatttaaaattaacatggAAGATTTTGATGATTTCTTGGAGATCATAGATTTTGGTTTTCCACGGTTTCAGTTCACAAGGTCTGACCGTTTTCATGAACTGgataaatttagattttattcGAGGTTCAATCTCACAAAAGCAAGTGTTtcgcatttttttattttaattgaagagGTAATAGAATTTCCTGCTGATACGTAAGTTGTTGTAAGATATTTCGCAATTGTTTAACAAAAgcacattttactttaattttatttacttctaaTTCCGCTGGTTTCAATGTAGCATCACAATCAAACTCATTTGTAAGTTCTTGTTCAGTTTTTTGTTAACGTTGCTCAAAATCAGTTCACTACTTGAATTCCctttactgtttttttttggatccTCCACCAGTCTTGTctgtttccttttttctttagcagccgtttttcttgtttgttggacacactttaaaaaaaaatctgtgtaGCGGCTTCCCGAGTTTTGACTATTAAAATCCTTGGCACTTTTCGGTCAACACTTACTTTTTTCCTCCGAACTAACCACGTCTGTTTTTTGATTCGCTATGATACTCTTGTACTTGTGTTCTTATGTATTatactcaaaagaagcgtttTTCCTCCGGGGAATAATTCGGACAGCGTTTTCTCTTCTTTTTTGCCTCgtttttcatcattttacaaaatggaaATCGTTACTTTTCGAACTTCTCACAATTTGTTCTGactttttccactttttcttGAAATTGTTAACTTTGAAACTGTCAAATAGTAGCGCCTCTAGCGGAATTCTTCTTCCGTTGTCAAGGGGTTtgtttacaattcgattattattgtttaaattaattaattaatcatgtTTACTTAAACAGACTTTAAAATATGCGgtgcaatgaaacaaattttaatacactATTAAGTTTAAATCTCGTTTTAGTTAACACATGATTAACGAAAATGCGGTGCAACCGGCCATAAATAACGAAGTTTTTTCTTATTACGCCACCAGTTGAGCATTCTTGGTAAAAATGGTCCACGTTTGCGGCAGAATGAGTTTTTAAAAGACGTCCACACTTGAACGGCGAATCCCTTTGTGTCCATCAAAAGACCTACAGCGAGTGGAGTGACCTGACCGTTCGCAGGGCGCTCGTACATAGAGTGCTGGTTCAGGATTCACAGTCCCCTTGCGACACACATTAATGGCACTTTACTctacagaaaaatgttttttttttttaatttccaaggcatacttgatttttcaaaattaaaattatgttagaaATTAGGTAGGGTCCGCACACTTTAAGGAGAACACGTTGAGTCATCCAAATCTGTCCGTGAAGTTTTGTCCAGTGGCGTATCACTTGCGTTCAGAAATGGAGGCATACGTTTTTATTTGCATGATTGTGATACCGCTTTTATCAACACTAACCTCgctcaaataaagaaataaaaattatttagttcTGAAGGGAACTGATTTTAATGCAATAGAAAACAACCCTGAAATCACGAAACAACGAAACGAACACTGGCAAAGCAGATCACGAATGAACGTACGCCTCTGACGCCGCATGGCCGGTAAGCGGTTCTACCTTCCCACCCTAGAAATCGAAAAATGGATTCGACCAACGTAGTTGCGTCCGCCGCGCAACTTTATTGGTGTGTTCTCCTTAAAGTGTTGGCACTTTACTTTCTTTCTAATACTCCCAACGAACGGCCCCCATTCCTGTCAGACATCCAAATTTTGCCATTTCAGGTGAAACGTACGTTGAAATCACAAATTTTCTGCATGGCTACATTGAAAACACGGAAGCTCCACGGTGTGATGACACAAATACGAGTAAATCGCTTCCATTTAAActgaaacaagaaaaatgttgcaagatCTGGTCTCACCAACCTATATGTTCAAGGGTAAAAAAGTGTAAATCCATCGATTCAGCGATGGACATTTGTTTGTCAGTGAGTGTCCCTTAACGAGAATTGCTCATTCCTAACATTACTGACACGCTTCCAGGACATAGTTCAATATCACAAAAGATACGAATATGTGGAATTCAAAGATGGTCGGGTTTTCgggaaaaagaaaaactgcGAACGTCACAAAATCAGTTTGCAAGATTGGCAAGTCGGAAATTACTTACGATGTTCTTATCGCTTCTGCTTGTGTGTCGAAGGACCAAGATATTTTTCTGACAGATACATTAATTTACGCGAGGTCAAAGCAAACGTGACGGCCAACAGGTATTTGGTAACAAGAATGGACCTACACGTCTTGTGAATAATCTAGAGTTGTTACAGGTTTACGATTCGTCAAACACAACCGAATCATTCACTTGCAAGTGCAAGAAGGACGTCTCCTTCCCGAAGGACAAATTGATAATGCTACAGTTCGATGGGTACCTGTCGAGGATTATCAAACAATAGGTTCAGGTATTTCTGCCAACGCGGACTACTTCAGGCTGTCTTGGGAAGAAAGGAGTCTAGAATTGAATGACTTGATGGCCGATGAAGGGTTTGTGGTTACAGGTAATGCCAACCGAATGCGAATAAAACTGATGACAACAAATGTTCCCAAAGGTGTGAGTTTCAGGCATGATGGACGTCTAAAACTGGAAATTCAAACGACGCCATTTAATTTCACGACAGGACAGTTGATCAATCCGGGGATCTCCAGTGTTGTCAAGATACGCAAACGAACCTATCTGGAAATGAAGTAAGTGTTGAGACAGAATTACACAggagtgaaatattttttcagatttCGCCATTTTGGAAAAGAAGTCAAGTTGGACCAACCCGACGTTCCGACCCGTCGCACAAAGCCTTCGACAGATCGTTTCACCGATGGTTTCGTTAGATTTACTCACAGCGATTACGATAAGGATGCGGCACAGACCACGGTACCATTTTTTGATGCCCAACCTGTGAGACCTGCGGTACCTGTTCCTTTATCGGGAGTTGGAATTTATCACAAAGGAGCAAGAGGATGTGGGGGTTTCGTGGCGCCCAGAGTTTTCGCTTACGATTCTACGAAATATTTGAAATCGCCgtttttcccaaaaaaataaaatataacgtaacatttaataatataaaaaggtggcgtcgaagttggctttggagagtcgattgagaaagcaccactcgtgtaaaaacgtgatccgtgatccgttatccgtatagtgcaatcacaatcgactcttcaacgccagcttcgacgccaaatttaaaaaaaaacatccattatgtaataataataaaatagatcTTGATAGGTTTTTAGTAAATTTGGCAGCATTTGCAGTTTTTGTATTGCTACTGACTTTTTATCTCTTGCAAATATGAAATTTTGATCAAAGGGATAATAGAAAATTAAACACTCCTCACATTGTACAAAAGCACagtaaagtttttattttttatttttttgttgtgttaGGAATAAAACATTACAGTTCAAGTAAAATTCTTTGATTGTTTAATCTTGCTGAtgctaattgtgtaaataactattaatggtattttttatacatacatatacctAATCATAACGATgcagtttttcgaaaaatatatttgtttaGGTTTAGACTAACTAATACATACCTACATTTGGAGGATCAtctacaggctgtttgataaaaaacgcctcaacccataacttttttatttattatccgatttcaatgaacaaaaaaaacgaagatatggttttttatgcgctacgaagcagccataaaataaattttaagtctgataaagttttttttttctgaatctaacgatgtattaaaagttatcgtttggtccatagctgactgaaaaaaaaataaaacaatttttaattgtggttcagtttattatgaaattttcaagtgtgccgtgaaaaacaattggaatacaaatagcaacaaatgtcaagtgtgagtttgaaaattttcaggtgcaatcttgaagagttttattattattttcttggaaaacataaataataataataatcattattattttttctattatctttttgtttttgactaattacgatttttattacactcgaacataaaataatagtcaaatgactgctatcctgcatgactgacaatgttattttatacttaaataaaaaaagtttaaaaaagcagatgaaaacttctaagctgacgtttagatgacatttatcgtactttgtattccgattgtttttcacggcactcttaaaaattttataataagctgaactacaaaaaaatattttttttttttcagttagctatgaaccagatgataactttcaatacatcattagatccagaaaaaaaaaccttaccagaccaagcctaaaaaactacatgtgtccatttaaaaaaaaaagttgactatcgttagctattgaagataacgccaaaaaaaaaatattttatggctgttttgtggcgcttgaaaaaccatatctttgatttttttgttcattaaaatcgggtaataaataacaaagttataggttgaggcgtttttcatcaaacagcctgtataatgtAGATTTGACAAGTCTGCGCAAAAAAGGCAGTGGGCgaccgacaaaaaaaaacagctgaaaatattgaagaggtTGAACAAAGAATTGCAGAGACCCCAAATAAATCCATCCGGAGATTAGCCCAAGAAACTAACCTATCATTTGGTACAGTTCAGCTTatctttaaaaaagttttacacCTTTTTCCCTATTGTGTGTCTGTTGTACATGAAATTAAACCCCTTGACAATAAGAGCCCCCACAACATAACTTCTCTGAATattgatttataaacaagCGGCGTGCTCACCGTTGAATAAAGGCGCGGGAGTTTTAAtagtattttttgttcgacactgtcagaatttgagaattttctcctgtgtgaacggattttgataaatgtcacaacttgtcaaaatgaaacgtcaagctaattttgaaggttttaagcgatttggagcctttaaggggctcgtcgaacaaaaaaacgttgtattcaactcgttcgtgtgtaaattgggcctttttgggcactcgtgggcctttaaaacgctcgtttcactcgcgttttaaaatggcccacgcgtaccaaaaaaggcccaatttacacacaaactcgtcaaataaactactatttacagtagaagtccgttaggatagcctttactgccgagccagagattttgtgagacgagctcgcagagcgagtcgaataatactggcgaggctgaaaggccctaacggacgtgtattgtacaatagtttttgtaatatctctacgattcgttcacaattatctttttgaaatacatttttttcaacgccatcgaaaaaaccgaatgattaataagtgtgcgga contains the following coding sequences:
- the LOC138134799 gene encoding uncharacterized protein isoform X2, whose translation is MFEKPFVKFIGTILFVCCYSCLFAQQSYVDSRTAVENVWELSSTETSLRKPATGSPYMTALEMTKRVEKLTHYLSHAWNLINSYYLKKSEREELFFKKIDHINVQIADISHRLIGMEHGFISIQTMLKHFSRGTLLQENLNTLNLYQIYIDKFYKKMEKYVMDFQDHKRTLVEFANKTLYLGVNSVPHLMLATRNLATAPDFLKLLFKRFAPGNKEFFCKEHQSSQQALDNFLTAIILTNTKGYVLVQVAYMVKTLYSEENFKKDAEEATKMFERDINDVIVATKKYMVKASTEMWRCDPDHHVRGETYVEITNFLHGYIENTEAPRCDDTNTSKSLPFKLKQEKCCKIWSHQPICSRVKKCKSIDSAMDICLSDIVQYHKRYEYVEFKDGRVFGKKKNCERHKISLQDWQVGNYLRCSYRFCLCVEGPRYFSDRYINLREVKANVTANRVVTGLRFVKHNRIIHLQVQEGRLLPEGQIDNATVRWVPVEDYQTIGSGISANADYFRLSWEERSLELNDLMADEGFVVTGVSFRHDGRLKLEIQTTPFNFTTGQLINPGISSVVKIRKRTYLEMKFRHFGKEVKLDQPDVPTRRTKPSTDRFTDGFVRFTHSDYDKDAAQTTVPFFDAQPVRPAVPVPLSGVGIYHKGARGCGGFVAPRVFAYDSTKYLKSPFFPKK
- the LOC138134799 gene encoding uncharacterized protein isoform X1 — encoded protein: MFEKPFVKFIGTILFVCCGAINTNYSTTVNTSDRSSCRGNYSCLFAQQSYVDSRTAVENVWELSSTETSLRKPATGSPYMTALEMTKRVEKLTHYLSHAWNLINSYYLKKSEREELFFKKIDHINVQIADISHRLIGMEHGFISIQTMLKHFSRGTLLQENLNTLNLYQIYIDKFYKKMEKYVMDFQDHKRTLVEFANKTLYLGVNSVPHLMLATRNLATAPDFLKLLFKRFAPGNKEFFCKEHQSSQQALDNFLTAIILTNTKGYVLVQVAYMVKTLYSEENFKKDAEEATKMFERDINDVIVATKKYMVKASTEMWRCDPDHHVRGETYVEITNFLHGYIENTEAPRCDDTNTSKSLPFKLKQEKCCKIWSHQPICSRVKKCKSIDSAMDICLSDIVQYHKRYEYVEFKDGRVFGKKKNCERHKISLQDWQVGNYLRCSYRFCLCVEGPRYFSDRYINLREVKANVTANRVVTGLRFVKHNRIIHLQVQEGRLLPEGQIDNATVRWVPVEDYQTIGSGISANADYFRLSWEERSLELNDLMADEGFVVTGVSFRHDGRLKLEIQTTPFNFTTGQLINPGISSVVKIRKRTYLEMKFRHFGKEVKLDQPDVPTRRTKPSTDRFTDGFVRFTHSDYDKDAAQTTVPFFDAQPVRPAVPVPLSGVGIYHKGARGCGGFVAPRVFAYDSTKYLKSPFFPKK